Proteins encoded by one window of Streptomyces sp. NBC_01477:
- a CDS encoding GlsB/YeaQ/YmgE family stress response membrane protein, producing the protein MGIIAWIIIGLLAGAIAKALMPGRDPGGVIVTMLIGVAGGLLGGWLGKVIFHVHSINGFFHLSTWIAAIVGSMILLAIYRVLTGRRA; encoded by the coding sequence GTGGGTATCATCGCGTGGATCATCATCGGGTTGCTGGCCGGGGCTATCGCCAAGGCGCTCATGCCGGGTCGTGACCCGGGTGGCGTCATCGTTACCATGCTCATCGGCGTGGCCGGCGGTCTGCTGGGCGGATGGCTCGGCAAGGTGATCTTCCATGTCCACTCGATCAACGGCTTCTTCCACCTGTCGACGTGGATCGCCGCGATCGTCGGTTCCATGATCCTGCTGGCGATCTACCGCGTGCTCACCGGCCGCCGCGCCTGA
- a CDS encoding transposase domain-containing protein, whose translation MCFAPGHLEPLTWLLPFSVVDEVLARTGRVQRRVRDLPARVVVCLLVAQGLCGSVSLGAVYRMAGAALGGAGLPDPTRLGLRAARVRLGSRPLQLLLRELCRHPAAVPQPWRGLEVCAVDGTVLAVPDSAATRAWLGRHKHRYGTAGCR comes from the coding sequence GTGTGTTTCGCGCCGGGGCATCTGGAGCCGTTGACGTGGCTGCTGCCGTTCTCCGTGGTCGATGAGGTTTTGGCGCGGACGGGCCGGGTGCAGCGGCGGGTGCGTGATCTGCCGGCCCGGGTGGTGGTCTGTCTGCTGGTCGCGCAGGGGTTGTGCGGGTCGGTGTCGCTGGGGGCGGTGTACCGGATGGCGGGTGCCGCGCTCGGTGGCGCGGGGTTGCCGGACCCGACCCGGCTGGGCCTGCGCGCGGCGCGGGTGCGGCTGGGGTCGCGTCCGCTGCAGTTGCTGTTGCGCGAGTTGTGCCGTCACCCGGCCGCGGTGCCGCAGCCATGGCGGGGCCTTGAGGTCTGCGCGGTCGACGGCACGGTCCTGGCCGTCCCGGACAGTGCGGCCACCCGGGCATGGCTGGGCAGGCACAAGCACCGCTACGGCACGGCGGGCTGCAGGTGA
- a CDS encoding MMPL family transporter: MHTLARFVVARRWWVIGAWAVLAFAGGLAAPRATSALSYDFGLPGQKGYEANQDIVQEFGSGGDNAPVLLVLHSGGRRLDAQAAATVVRAVRARVAGRVSSYAQEPRLLSRDGDTGVVMVYPTPLPGQDPYARALPALKTAAQEASAAAGVSVTVTGQDALNDSGGGGGAGVLAETLFGGIGALVVLVLVFGSFLALMPLAVAIGSILTTFLIVWGLTAVTDVSFIVQYLLALIGLGVAIDYALLVVTRWREERGNGLDNAAAVERAVVTAGRSVLFSGVTVAVSLAALIALPVPFLRSVGFTGLLIPVVSVIAALTLLPALLLVAGPRLAWPNRRTASPDSRMWRWIGERVVRHRWAAIVASTVVLLALAAPVLGLSLGQPSNDSLASTGGSAAVAVHQVERAGLGAGLTTPVEVLTSDVARVRRAVAGIDGVSGVLAPPSWVRGDRSVVDVWTTGDASNGAGSTAAADVRRAVLGTGARVGGIPAQNADFITAVYGNAWWVVTIIVVVTFLLLARALRSLVLPLKALVLNVLSIAAAYGVTVLIWQHGVGTNLLFGQSAARSVTVWIPIAVFAFLFGLSMDYEVFLLSRIREERDRGLETGRATVDGVARTGRLITSAAVILFLAFVSLSRVPATDVKILATALALGILIDATLVRGILAPALVAALGPANWWLPRSRTTRKQPGHG, from the coding sequence ATGCACACGCTCGCCCGCTTCGTTGTCGCCCGCCGCTGGTGGGTGATCGGGGCCTGGGCGGTACTGGCGTTTGCGGGAGGGCTTGCTGCGCCCCGCGCGACCTCCGCGCTGAGCTACGATTTCGGGCTGCCCGGGCAGAAGGGATATGAGGCAAACCAGGACATCGTCCAGGAGTTCGGCTCCGGTGGCGACAACGCGCCGGTCCTGCTGGTACTGCACAGCGGAGGTCGGCGACTGGACGCCCAGGCTGCCGCCACGGTGGTGCGGGCGGTACGGGCACGGGTGGCGGGGCGCGTCAGCTCGTACGCACAGGAGCCGCGGTTGCTGTCGCGTGATGGGGATACCGGTGTCGTGATGGTCTACCCGACTCCATTGCCCGGCCAGGACCCTTATGCCAGGGCCCTTCCGGCGCTGAAGACGGCAGCGCAGGAGGCGAGTGCGGCTGCCGGGGTGTCGGTGACCGTCACCGGACAGGACGCGCTGAACGACTCCGGCGGTGGGGGAGGAGCCGGGGTCCTGGCAGAAACGCTGTTCGGCGGCATCGGGGCGTTGGTGGTGCTGGTGCTGGTCTTCGGGTCGTTCCTGGCGCTGATGCCGCTCGCGGTGGCGATCGGGTCGATTCTGACGACGTTTCTGATCGTCTGGGGCCTGACCGCCGTCACGGACGTGTCCTTCATCGTCCAGTACCTCCTGGCTCTTATCGGTCTCGGCGTCGCCATCGACTACGCGCTGCTGGTCGTCACCCGCTGGCGCGAGGAGCGCGGAAACGGGCTGGACAACGCCGCAGCCGTGGAGCGAGCCGTGGTCACCGCCGGACGCTCGGTGCTGTTCTCCGGGGTGACTGTCGCGGTCAGCCTGGCCGCCCTGATCGCGCTGCCGGTGCCGTTCCTGCGCAGCGTCGGCTTCACCGGTCTGCTGATCCCTGTCGTCAGCGTTATCGCCGCGTTGACCTTGCTGCCTGCGTTGCTGCTGGTGGCCGGACCTCGGCTGGCCTGGCCCAACCGCCGCACGGCGTCGCCCGATTCCCGGATGTGGCGGTGGATCGGCGAGAGAGTCGTACGGCACCGGTGGGCGGCCATTGTGGCCTCGACCGTCGTCCTGCTGGCGCTTGCCGCTCCGGTACTGGGCCTGAGCCTGGGGCAGCCGAGCAACGATTCACTGGCCTCGACGGGGGGCAGCGCGGCGGTCGCCGTGCACCAGGTCGAGCGCGCCGGGCTGGGCGCGGGCCTCACCACGCCCGTCGAGGTGCTCACCTCCGACGTGGCGCGGGTCCGGCGGGCGGTCGCTGGGATCGACGGAGTGTCGGGCGTACTGGCTCCGCCGTCTTGGGTCCGCGGGGACCGGTCCGTGGTCGACGTGTGGACGACCGGAGACGCCTCCAACGGGGCCGGCTCGACGGCTGCAGCCGACGTCCGGCGAGCGGTCCTGGGCACCGGCGCACGGGTCGGCGGAATTCCCGCACAGAACGCGGACTTCATCACGGCGGTCTACGGCAACGCGTGGTGGGTCGTGACGATCATCGTCGTCGTCACCTTCCTTCTGCTGGCCCGCGCTCTGCGGTCACTGGTGCTGCCGCTGAAGGCGCTCGTCCTCAACGTGCTGTCCATCGCGGCGGCGTACGGGGTGACGGTGCTGATCTGGCAGCACGGGGTCGGCACGAACCTGCTCTTCGGGCAGTCGGCTGCGAGGTCGGTCACCGTGTGGATCCCGATTGCGGTGTTCGCGTTCCTGTTCGGGCTGTCCATGGACTATGAGGTATTCCTGCTGAGCCGCATTCGCGAGGAGCGCGACCGGGGTCTGGAAACGGGCCGGGCGACGGTCGACGGCGTCGCACGTACCGGCCGTTTGATCACCTCCGCGGCCGTCATCCTCTTTTTGGCCTTCGTCTCGCTGTCCCGCGTGCCTGCCACCGACGTCAAGATTCTGGCGACCGCCCTGGCGCTGGGCATCCTCATCGATGCGACGCTCGTGCGCGGTATCCTCGCGCCCGCGCTGGTGGCGGCTCTGGGGCCGGCCAACTGGTGGCTGCCGCGAAGTCGGACTACCCGGAAGCAACCGGGGCACGGATGA
- a CDS encoding RHS repeat-associated core domain-containing protein: MALAIEAAALVGNTGTAVAVAPADAHAGSVAASPPAASHGAAQAQDVPSARLMARLQHRRIEALSERTDASQTFVNVDGTLTYTAFAQPKWTKKKGSWVDLDATLQSGADGTVTPVAAETGLVLSGGGAGALATMTVDGKKVSLTWPTTLPTPTLSGATATYADVMDGVDLQLTAAPTGGVEETLVVRTAAAGADPALSDLMQSVSTSSGVTAVTDDGGNMTAKDAAGNLLVNSPAPAMWDSATATTAAAGTNSPGVTGGNNAAAPAHVGVAEVKPGAGTKSTAKRAGSRAHRAPVKASLKNHKLHLAVDKGLLSAKTTVFPVYIDPAYVPHPASGSTLHYDWVMQALPNTANYDLPPAAGLGVGFEGAYAPTGVERTYYRVSIPSAIWDGHVLSANMKIKETDSASCSSTAYGVQAWSTNVFSATTTWTNAPPKVGLQSTVNFGPACTSTPSGNFSFMDQVTNAAANHWQTIAFVLINSSETAAAQYKGFAVDPSLSITYDSPPTTPTSLKVSPGQGLYARSGTPTFSATATDANSDTVRMDYQVLSGTTVAASGSSAYVTSGTAGTWKPGTALADGSYTWKARAYDGADYSAWTAAQTLHIDTFVPAPPAISSSDFPANTWAGTPDTDGNLSGTVTFTPAGSLCVEWSLDGAAPTNSCAATGNTPLPETVTVRAGKHTLTAYSGDFAGNVSPTATYVFYAGSGAALLTPGQGDRPARRASLTGLGVSTDTGVTYQYRIGESDTWHTIPTADVTVTSSGAGVSSWPISTPSGVPTALTWNITDTLVQDGPIDIRADFTDGTADAYSPANTVTVDRNAGSAPSLIAGPASVNALTGDASIDATDASGFDMTATRTASSRLPANGSAQEGQVAIFGPQWTSGTVAEAAGSDWSYLHQVSSTSVAVVDADSDQVGFTATSGGGWKAEPGAEDLTLTGSLTGSFTLKDTEGTTTTFAKVDPSATAWQATSTFLPTDNSTTQVVSEKVVVGSTVLARPKYVIAPTSAVDQSTCAATPAAKGCRVLEYVYATATTASASVFGNYAGQVSQIRLWSTDPGAPAATASALASYAYDTAGRLRQEWDPRISPALKTAYDYDSAGRITTLTPPGELPWTLAYGKVGNTATAGDGMLVSASRPTLSPGSADQTNGTAMTSLVYDVPLNGTSAPYAMDGSHVSAWGQSDTPSDATAVFPADAVPASHDGAALAGGSYQRAVVTYTDPSGREVNTAAPGGHITATEYDRFGNAVRELTAANRELALATGGPGLAEQQQLGIDGFPSADRAQMLSTLSVFNTDSVATDAGTDKDTDPANAGQRELEKSGPLHMVTLATTLHAGAGGIDIPAGASVPARERTVTVYDQGRPTGGSATVANQATTVTVGATVKGYVTDGDPRTSTTGYDWAKGLTTQTVTDPAGLDLVRTTGYDSQGRVVNTALPKSDGTDAGATITTYWSATGTGACQGRPEWADQVCSVGPAGAITGGGANPAQLPTKTTTYDRYGNVTAATDTANGSTRTRSNTYDTAGRATISSVTGGVGTAVPDTTTTYDAVTGKVATVSAGGRTVTHIYDALGRLISYGDGSGNTAVTWYDDLDRPTKVTDSAPSTTTYAYNTGIDPRGLETSRTDSVAGTFAATYDADGNPATQSLPGGYALTVTRNETGTPTARTYTRVSDGTQVTQDSTTNTVQGQQAIHTSDTGGQVLTYDAAGRLTHVDDTQAGITTHRTYTFDSNTNRTGLTTAVDNSDGSAGTPVTTAYTYDSADRLQTQGGTGGIVYDAFGRTTTQAGGATMGYYTDNRVRQQTSANGTNRQTWTLDATERSSSSTTETNNAGTWTQTKSTTNHYGDDTDNPDWTAEDASGTVTRDVQGVGGGLDATTTATGGTILQLTNLHGDITVQLPLDISKAPTALSYNEYGKPEGATQAARYGWLGVNERSADSLTGVLLMGFRLYDPSTGRFLQTDPVPGGSANAYDYAGGDPVNTSDPSGAMIDCGNGRTGSQCNLPWNSNWKYLYRTTTVGKWQNSPENHLPQHVKYFVQTIMGIYSSGTYVSGIWFRNKYKVSVYYRYHNGRYQTKYANYSLYRQQGKVTFWFIFYGYFNVYTPWVAAW; the protein is encoded by the coding sequence ATGGCGTTGGCCATCGAGGCGGCCGCGCTGGTCGGGAACACTGGTACCGCGGTGGCCGTCGCACCCGCGGACGCACACGCGGGTTCTGTCGCAGCATCGCCTCCCGCGGCGAGCCATGGGGCGGCGCAGGCGCAGGACGTGCCCTCGGCGCGGCTGATGGCGCGGTTGCAGCACCGGCGGATCGAGGCGTTGAGCGAGCGTACGGACGCTTCGCAGACGTTCGTCAACGTTGACGGCACGTTGACCTACACTGCGTTCGCGCAGCCGAAGTGGACGAAGAAAAAGGGCTCCTGGGTGGACCTGGACGCCACCTTGCAGTCGGGGGCCGACGGCACCGTCACCCCCGTGGCGGCGGAGACCGGGCTGGTGCTGTCCGGCGGCGGCGCGGGGGCGCTGGCGACCATGACGGTCGACGGCAAGAAGGTGTCGCTGACCTGGCCGACGACACTGCCCACGCCCACCTTGTCCGGCGCGACGGCGACCTACGCCGACGTGATGGACGGAGTTGACCTGCAGCTCACCGCTGCGCCCACCGGAGGTGTCGAGGAGACGCTGGTGGTCAGGACCGCCGCGGCCGGCGCCGACCCGGCGCTGTCGGACCTGATGCAGAGTGTGTCGACGAGCAGCGGCGTGACCGCGGTGACGGACGACGGCGGCAACATGACGGCCAAGGACGCCGCGGGCAACCTGCTGGTCAACTCGCCGGCTCCGGCGATGTGGGACTCGGCGACCGCCACCACCGCCGCGGCCGGCACCAATAGCCCCGGGGTGACCGGCGGGAACAACGCCGCCGCGCCCGCGCACGTCGGGGTCGCCGAGGTCAAGCCCGGTGCCGGCACCAAGTCGACGGCCAAGAGGGCGGGTTCGCGCGCCCACCGGGCACCGGTCAAGGCCAGTCTGAAGAACCACAAGCTGCACCTGGCCGTGGACAAGGGCCTGCTGTCGGCGAAGACCACGGTCTTTCCGGTGTACATCGATCCGGCCTACGTGCCGCATCCGGCGAGCGGTTCGACGCTGCACTACGACTGGGTGATGCAGGCGCTTCCGAACACGGCCAACTACGATCTCCCGCCTGCCGCCGGACTCGGAGTCGGGTTCGAGGGCGCTTACGCGCCCACCGGCGTCGAGCGGACGTACTACCGGGTGAGCATTCCGTCGGCGATCTGGGACGGGCACGTGCTCAGTGCCAACATGAAGATCAAGGAGACCGACTCCGCCAGTTGCAGCTCAACCGCGTACGGCGTGCAGGCGTGGTCCACCAACGTGTTCAGCGCCACCACCACCTGGACCAACGCACCGCCCAAGGTGGGGCTGCAGAGCACGGTCAACTTCGGCCCGGCCTGCACCTCCACCCCCAGCGGGAACTTCAGCTTCATGGACCAGGTCACCAACGCGGCCGCCAACCACTGGCAGACCATCGCGTTCGTGCTGATCAACAGCAGCGAAACCGCCGCTGCGCAGTACAAGGGCTTCGCCGTCGACCCGTCGTTGTCCATCACATACGACTCACCGCCGACCACGCCGACGAGCCTGAAGGTCTCCCCGGGACAGGGCCTTTACGCCAGGAGCGGCACTCCGACGTTCTCGGCGACGGCCACCGACGCCAACAGCGACACCGTCCGGATGGACTATCAGGTACTGTCCGGGACCACTGTGGCGGCCTCCGGCAGTTCGGCCTACGTCACCTCCGGCACCGCCGGCACCTGGAAGCCGGGCACGGCACTGGCCGACGGGTCGTACACCTGGAAAGCGCGCGCCTACGACGGCGCCGACTACTCCGCCTGGACCGCAGCCCAGACACTCCACATCGATACCTTCGTACCTGCCCCTCCCGCAATCTCCTCCAGCGACTTCCCGGCCAACACCTGGGCCGGCACCCCTGACACGGACGGGAACCTCTCCGGAACGGTCACCTTCACCCCCGCGGGCTCCCTCTGCGTGGAATGGTCCCTGGACGGGGCCGCCCCCACAAACTCGTGCGCGGCGACAGGCAATACGCCGTTGCCGGAGACCGTCACCGTCCGGGCCGGCAAACACACCCTGACCGCGTACAGCGGGGACTTCGCCGGCAACGTTTCGCCTACCGCGACGTATGTCTTCTATGCCGGCTCCGGCGCCGCACTGCTCACCCCCGGCCAGGGCGACCGCCCTGCCCGCCGCGCGAGTCTGACCGGCCTGGGCGTGTCGACCGACACCGGTGTGACGTACCAGTACCGGATCGGTGAGAGCGACACCTGGCACACCATCCCGACCGCGGACGTCACCGTGACATCCAGCGGTGCGGGCGTCAGTTCATGGCCCATTTCGACACCGAGCGGTGTTCCCACGGCGTTGACCTGGAACATCACCGACACTCTTGTGCAAGACGGCCCGATCGACATCCGCGCGGACTTCACTGACGGCACCGCCGACGCCTACTCCCCGGCCAACACCGTCACCGTGGACCGCAACGCCGGCTCCGCGCCGTCGCTGATCGCCGGCCCGGCGTCGGTGAACGCCCTCACCGGGGACGCGAGCATCGACGCGACCGACGCCTCCGGGTTCGACATGACCGCCACCCGCACCGCATCGTCGCGTCTGCCCGCGAACGGTTCGGCGCAGGAGGGCCAGGTGGCGATCTTCGGGCCCCAGTGGACCTCGGGCACCGTCGCGGAGGCCGCCGGTTCCGACTGGTCGTACCTCCACCAGGTCTCGTCCACCAGCGTGGCAGTGGTGGACGCCGACAGCGATCAGGTCGGCTTCACGGCGACTTCCGGCGGCGGCTGGAAGGCGGAGCCGGGAGCAGAGGACCTGACACTGACCGGGTCGCTGACGGGGTCGTTCACGCTGAAGGACACCGAGGGCACCACGACGACCTTCGCGAAGGTCGACCCGTCGGCCACCGCGTGGCAGGCCACGTCCACCTTCCTGCCGACCGACAACTCGACCACGCAGGTGGTCTCGGAGAAGGTCGTGGTCGGCAGCACCGTGCTGGCCCGCCCGAAGTATGTGATCGCCCCGACGTCGGCGGTGGACCAGTCCACCTGCGCGGCGACCCCTGCCGCCAAGGGCTGCCGGGTGCTGGAGTACGTCTACGCGACCGCCACAACGGCGAGCGCGTCAGTCTTCGGGAACTATGCCGGGCAGGTCTCCCAGATCAGGCTGTGGTCGACCGATCCCGGTGCGCCGGCAGCCACCGCGTCCGCGCTGGCGAGCTACGCCTACGACACCGCCGGGCGGCTTCGGCAGGAGTGGGATCCGCGGATCAGCCCGGCGTTGAAGACCGCGTACGACTACGACAGCGCGGGCCGCATCACCACCTTGACCCCGCCCGGTGAGCTGCCGTGGACGCTCGCCTACGGCAAGGTCGGCAACACCGCCACGGCCGGCGACGGCATGCTGGTGTCGGCTTCCCGGCCCACACTGAGCCCGGGCAGTGCCGACCAGACGAACGGCACCGCCATGACCAGCCTGGTCTACGACGTACCGCTCAACGGTACGAGCGCTCCATACGCGATGGACGGTAGCCACGTGAGCGCCTGGGGGCAGAGCGACACGCCCTCGGACGCCACCGCGGTCTTCCCCGCCGACGCCGTCCCGGCCTCGCACGATGGGGCGGCACTGGCCGGCGGCTCCTACCAGCGCGCGGTCGTCACCTACACCGACCCGTCCGGGCGGGAAGTCAACACCGCCGCCCCCGGGGGGCACATCACCGCCACCGAGTACGACCGCTTCGGCAACGCGGTGCGGGAACTGACCGCGGCCAACCGCGAACTTGCCCTGGCCACTGGTGGACCGGGCTTGGCCGAACAGCAGCAACTGGGCATCGACGGGTTCCCGAGCGCCGACCGGGCACAGATGCTGTCAACCCTGTCGGTGTTCAACACCGACAGCGTGGCCACGGACGCCGGCACCGACAAGGACACCGACCCGGCCAACGCCGGCCAGCGCGAGCTGGAGAAGTCGGGGCCGCTCCACATGGTCACGCTCGCGACAACACTGCACGCGGGGGCGGGAGGCATCGACATACCCGCCGGAGCATCAGTCCCGGCCCGCGAGCGTACCGTGACCGTCTACGACCAGGGCCGTCCCACCGGCGGCAGCGCGACAGTGGCGAACCAGGCCACGACCGTGACCGTCGGCGCCACCGTCAAGGGGTATGTCACCGACGGCGATCCCCGTACCAGCACGACCGGGTACGACTGGGCCAAGGGCTTGACCACCCAGACCGTCACCGACCCGGCCGGGCTCGACCTGGTCAGGACCACCGGCTACGACTCCCAGGGCCGTGTCGTCAACACCGCTCTGCCCAAGTCCGACGGCACCGACGCCGGCGCAACAATCACCACGTACTGGTCGGCGACCGGCACCGGCGCCTGCCAGGGCCGCCCGGAGTGGGCTGACCAGGTCTGTTCGGTCGGTCCGGCCGGTGCGATCACCGGTGGCGGCGCCAACCCCGCGCAACTGCCCACCAAGACCACGACGTACGACCGGTACGGCAACGTCACCGCGGCCACAGATACCGCGAACGGGAGCACACGCACACGCAGCAACACCTACGACACCGCCGGCCGGGCCACGATCAGCTCGGTCACCGGAGGCGTCGGCACCGCCGTACCCGACACCACGACCACGTATGACGCGGTCACCGGCAAGGTGGCCACCGTCAGCGCCGGCGGCCGTACCGTCACCCACATCTACGACGCGCTCGGCCGGTTGATCTCCTACGGCGACGGCTCCGGCAACACCGCCGTCACCTGGTACGACGACCTGGACCGGCCGACGAAGGTGACTGACTCGGCGCCGTCGACGACCACGTACGCCTACAACACCGGCATCGACCCACGGGGCCTGGAGACCTCGCGCACCGATTCCGTCGCGGGTACCTTCGCCGCCACCTATGACGCGGACGGGAATCCGGCCACCCAGTCCCTGCCCGGCGGCTACGCCCTGACCGTTACCCGGAACGAGACCGGCACGCCGACCGCTCGCACCTATACCCGCGTCAGCGACGGCACCCAGGTCACCCAGGACAGCACGACCAATACTGTCCAAGGCCAGCAAGCCATCCACACCTCCGACACCGGAGGGCAGGTTCTCACCTACGACGCTGCGGGCCGCTTGACCCACGTCGATGACACGCAGGCCGGCATCACCACCCACCGCACCTACACGTTCGACAGCAACACCAACCGCACCGGCCTGACCACCGCCGTCGACAACTCCGACGGCAGCGCAGGCACGCCCGTGACCACCGCCTACACCTACGACAGCGCCGACCGCCTGCAGACGCAGGGCGGAACCGGCGGCATCGTCTACGACGCCTTCGGCCGCACCACCACGCAGGCCGGCGGCGCCACCATGGGCTACTACACCGACAACCGCGTCCGTCAGCAGACCAGTGCCAACGGCACCAACCGCCAGACCTGGACCCTGGACGCCACCGAGCGATCCAGTTCCTCAACCACTGAGACCAACAACGCCGGCACCTGGACCCAGACGAAGAGCACGACCAACCACTACGGCGACGACACCGACAACCCGGACTGGACCGCCGAGGACGCCAGCGGCACCGTCACCCGAGACGTCCAAGGCGTCGGCGGAGGCCTCGATGCCACCACCACCGCCACCGGCGGCACGATCCTCCAGCTGACCAACCTGCACGGCGACATCACCGTCCAGCTCCCGCTGGACATCTCGAAGGCCCCTACCGCTCTGAGCTATAACGAATACGGAAAGCCGGAGGGCGCCACTCAGGCCGCACGATACGGCTGGCTCGGAGTCAACGAACGGTCGGCGGACTCACTGACCGGGGTACTCCTGATGGGCTTCCGTCTCTACGACCCGTCCACGGGCCGATTCCTGCAGACGGACCCCGTCCCCGGCGGCAGCGCGAATGCCTACGACTACGCCGGCGGTGACCCGGTGAACACATCCGATCCCTCCGGCGCCATGATCGACTGCGGAAACGGCCGGACGGGTTCCCAGTGCAACCTTCCGTGGAACTCCAACTGGAAGTACCTGTACAGGACGACAACCGTCGGCAAGTGGCAGAACAGTCCGGAGAACCACCTGCCTCAGCACGTAAAGTATTTCGTGCAGACCATCATGGGGATCTACTCCAGCGGCACCTATGTCTCCGGAATCTGGTTCCGGAACAAGTACAAGGTGAGCGTGTACTACCGATACCACAACGGTAGATACCAAACGAAGTACGCGAACTACTCGCTGTACCGCCAGCAAGGGAAGGTCACTTTCTGGTTCATCTTCTACGGGTACTTCAACGTCTATACTCCCTGGGTAGCTGCTTGGTAA
- a CDS encoding class I SAM-dependent methyltransferase, protein MNSPIFAGTADYYARYRPVYPDRMLADLVDLSVGPHGRRLVDLGCGTGEVALPLSASFDTVTAIDIDPDMAAVAERKATERQIRNVTWTVGAAESLDLPAGSADLVVAGSSFHWMDRELLAGRVRTWLTDTGVFGLLGGGSDVWDERAPWHAVAVRTIREYVGERRRAGNQPFVAAGRHDDCLELAGFVLESRQYTAEKVWTADEIVGYLYSTSFCNPVVLGDRQAAFEATLRDRLRELSPADSHPETLVFHCMLARPKR, encoded by the coding sequence ATGAACTCGCCGATCTTTGCCGGTACCGCCGATTACTACGCGCGATACCGCCCCGTATATCCCGACCGGATGCTGGCCGACCTGGTCGATCTCAGCGTCGGCCCGCACGGACGGCGGCTTGTGGACCTCGGCTGCGGCACCGGCGAGGTCGCCCTGCCCCTGAGCGCGTCGTTCGATACGGTGACGGCGATCGACATCGATCCGGACATGGCCGCCGTCGCCGAGCGCAAGGCCACCGAGCGGCAGATCCGCAACGTCACGTGGACGGTGGGGGCGGCCGAGTCCCTCGACCTGCCGGCCGGGTCCGCCGACCTCGTGGTCGCGGGATCGTCCTTCCACTGGATGGACCGCGAACTGCTCGCCGGGCGGGTCCGGACCTGGCTGACCGACACTGGTGTCTTCGGCCTGCTCGGCGGCGGCAGCGACGTGTGGGACGAGCGGGCGCCCTGGCACGCCGTCGCGGTGCGGACGATCCGCGAATACGTCGGCGAGCGGCGCCGCGCGGGGAACCAGCCATTCGTCGCGGCGGGCCGCCACGACGACTGCCTGGAGCTGGCCGGTTTCGTTTTGGAGTCCCGGCAGTACACCGCCGAGAAGGTCTGGACGGCCGACGAGATCGTCGGATATCTCTACTCGACGTCATTCTGCAATCCCGTGGTGCTCGGCGACCGCCAGGCAGCCTTCGAGGCCACGCTCCGGGACCGGCTCCGGGAGCTGTCCCCGGCTGACTCGCATCCGGAGACGCTTGTTTTCCACTGCATGCTCGCCCGGCCGAAGCGTTAG